In Oncorhynchus tshawytscha isolate Ot180627B linkage group LG23, Otsh_v2.0, whole genome shotgun sequence, the following proteins share a genomic window:
- the cd4-1 gene encoding T-cell surface glycoprotein CD4, with protein sequence MNYVSGFLSIVIALFISSTGAEDVVYGQVGGTVTLPKLKWGSEKVTVQWYFGMDQKSLIFRNAQGRETIDPEWKDRLSLSKTDFSLIINKIRLEDFKSFKCELKDFRPTQMTSVTTFRLSRVSVQPVSPLLAGKNLNLNCDVKEIFEGTQRRWLSPQKQDLNKDKRAQIGNNGGLTVMNVTGQDNGEWTCVVTYQGREAYANTPVTVIDLSPAHTQPIYTSVSSLSLLHLPCFFSIPLPLSWSGSQEKSIQGGRWTFTPSPAAGSLTGAVQTLVNLSPGPPLAWVANQKRGLDVSALQRKNLNLSLSKKGVTEGDRGDYTCAVEFQRDDTLKREMRVEVLQVFTSPGPVAFLGQEVNLTCTLGQPLTSDLEVKWIPPHHSSLLPLDSSPHPTLLTIPEATYGNGGRWRCELWRNKTKLTSVEITLKIERVPMDVWLLVTICAAAVIFVLLLILTVILIRRHRQRVMMPRRGKRRFCNCQDPKPKGFYRN encoded by the exons ATGAATTATGTTTCTGGATTCCTTTCAATCGTTATTGCTTTGTTCATCTCTTCAACAG GGGCTGAAGATGTGGTGTATGGTCAGGTGGGAGGGACGGTCACACTCCCCAAATTGAAGTGGGGTTCAGAAAAGGTGACGGTACAATGGTACTTTGGGATGGACCAAAAATCTTTGATATTCCGCAACGCCCAGGGTCGAGAGACAATAG ATCCAGAGTGGAAAGACAGGCTGTCTCTGTCCAAGACGGACTTCTCCCTGATCATCAACAAAATCAGACTGGAGGACTTCAAATCCTTCAAATGTGAACTGAAAGATTTCAGGCCAACACAAATGACCTCAGTCACCACATTCAGACTGTCCCGTG tgagTGTACAGCCAGTCTCTCCCCTGTTGGCTGGGAAGAATCTTAATCTGAATTGTGACGTAAAGGAAATATTTGAGGGGACACAGAGAAGATGGCTTAGTCCCCAGAAACAGGACCTGAACAAGGACAAGCGTGCCCAGATTGGAAATAACGGGGGCCTGACAGTAATGAATGTCACTGGCCAAGACAATGGAGAGTGGACCTGTGTGGTGACATACCAGGGCAGGGAAGCCTATgccaacacccctgttactgtaaTAG acctctcccctgctcatacacagccTATCTacacctctgtctcctccctctctcttctccatctgcCATGTTTCTTTTCCATTCCGCTTCCTCTATCCTGGTCAGGCAGCCAGGAGAAGAGCATCCAGGGAGGCCGCTGGACCTTTACCCCAAGCCCAGCGGCAGGCTCCCTCACTGGGGCCGTCCAGACCCTCGTCAACCTCTCCCCGGGGCCTCCATTAGCCTGGGTGGCCAATCAGAAGAGAGGGCTGGATGTCTCAGCCCTGCAGAGGAAAAATCTAAACCTCTCCCTGTCAAAGAAAGgggtgacagagggggacaggggtGACTACACCTGCGCTGTGGAGTTCCAGAGGGACGACACCCTGAAGAGAGAAATGCGTGTGGAGGTGCTACAGG tgTTTACCTCTCCAGGTCCAGTGGCCTTTTTAGGTCAGGAGGTCAACCTCACCTGTACCCTGGGCCagcctctgacctctgacctggaaGTGAAATGGATCCCACCAcatcactcctccctcctccctttagactcctccccccaccccacccttctCACCATCCCCGAAGCGACGTATGGAAATGGGGGGAGGTGGAGGTGTGAATTGTGGAGGAACAAAACCAAGCTGACATCAGTGGAGATCACTCTGAAGATAG AGCGAGTCCCCATGGACGTGTGGCTGTTGGTCACCATCTGTGCCGCAGCCGTCATCtttgtcctcctcctcatcctcactgtCATCCTCATCCGACGCCACAGACAG CGGGTGATGATGCCCAGACGTGGCAAACGCAGATTCTGCAACTGCCAAGA CCCCAAACCAAAAGGATTCTACAGAAACTAG